A window from Solea senegalensis isolate Sse05_10M linkage group LG15, IFAPA_SoseM_1, whole genome shotgun sequence encodes these proteins:
- the bora gene encoding protein aurora borealis has product MGDHFELQITPETPGRPSIRNPFESPNDYHHLREPLVPSPSVFKSSKVTPAKFNWSIEEMASLLPAHIDPEEIQRQSLYLSQTRTDSDIEEKRQNAIEQFFTKGAIVPSPWAAPDVRKAKGFTPAVFAEEQKKTSVACQTTLSLPLAFDLEKVLGEHYRNEEACDAVQESLSSSSLRRKLFLDGQGSYSGSDSSSPPSPERSHARGEKAAEGEQAISSIFSSPLPGGVSAPTPSTGQFSSSPIQHGCFRDCSLGSIPSPLFPDRSSPAGLVSPTISPIVAYTARTPIGSAERKQPNNLTPHGVPLGADVTSCNESPYVEGCSPIRNCSPHHLHCHNEHQHDVRTKPRARVRCWASPPLISPILNPKFQDHPESDDQLPFSSPSIPSMELDPLSPLAQDIHTTDAERIDIDPAEPVKMEDDGDNRIERKLEEEDEEEAGGLSGQLTSSRMVNASVTESSHMFVSLLAEGSSIPYDSSMQVDSGYNTTSAGTASLIDGFSTDCHSKESFTSNLAEEALPLNKHTKMKVFYPHH; this is encoded by the exons ATGGGGGACCATTTTGAGCTACAGATTACCCCAGAGACTCCAGGCAGACCTTCCATAAGAAACCCATTTGAAAGTCCTAATGACTACCACCACCTCCGTGAACCTCTGGTGCCCAGTCCGTCTGTCTTCAAGTCTTCTAAAGTT ACTCCTGCCAAGTTTAACTGGTCTATTGAAGAAATGGCCAGTCTTCTCCCAGCACACATTGATCCAGAGGAAATCCAGCGACAGTCTCTTTACCTCAGCCAGACGAG GACGGATTCTGACATTGAGGAAAAGCGACAGAATGCTATTGAGCAG TTTTTCACCAAAGGAGCCATCGTGCCGTCGCCCTGGGCAGCACCAGATGTCCGTAAAGCTAAAG GTTTCACGCCTGCAGTGTTTGCTGAAGAGCAGAAGAAAACGTCAG TTGCTTGTCAGACAACTCTTTCATTACCTCTGGCTTTTGATTTGGAGAAAGTACTTG GTGAACATTACCGCAACGAGGAAGCGTGTGATGCAGTGCAGGAGagcctcagctcctcctccctcagacGAAAACTCTTCCTCGACGGTCAGGGCAGTTACAGTGGCTCTGACAGCTCCAGTCCACCGAGCCCAGAGAGAAGCCATGCCCGGGGAGAGAAAGCTGCAGAGGGAGAACAAGCCATATCATCTATTTTTTCCTCCCCTTTACCCGGTGGTGTGTCGGCTCCTACTCCCTCCACG GGTCAGTTCTCGTCCAGTCCCATCCAGCATGGCTGCTTCCGAGACTGCAGCCTGGGCAGCATCCCCAGTCCTTTGTTCCCTGACAGGTCGTCTCCCGCAGGCCTGGTCTCCCCCACAATTTCTCCTATTGTTGCTTATACAGCACGCACACCCATAGGCTCAG CTGAGAGGAAGCAGCCAAACAATTTGACTCCACACGGTGTTCCTCTGGGTGCTGACGTCACTTCTTGCAATGAGAGTCCCTATGTCGAGGGTTGCTCTCCCATTCGGAACTGCTCTCCGCACCACCTCCATTGCCACAATGAACACCAGCACGATGTCAGAACCAAACCCAGGGCCAGAGTCCGCTGCTGGGCCTCCCCTCCCCTCATCTCCCCCATCCTCAACCCTAAGTTCCAAGACCATCCGGAGTCTGATGACCAACTCCCATTTTCCTCTCCTTCGATCCCCTCAATGGAGCTAGATCCACTGTCGCCTCTGGCCCAGGACATTCATACAACTGATGCTGAGAGAATTGACATCGATCCTGCTGAAcctgtgaaaatggaggacgaTGGGGACAACAGGATAGAAAGGAagctggaggaagaggatgaggaggaagctGGGGGACTTTCGGGACAGCTGACCAGCTCTCGTATGGTCAATGCATCTGTAACGGAGAGCTCTCACATGTTCGTATCTCTTCTGGCAGAGGGGAGCAGCATACCCTACGACTCTAGCATGCAG GTGGACAGTGGCTACAACACTACCTCAGCAGGCACCGCCAGTCTTATCGATGGCTTCAGCACAGACTGTCACAGCAAAGAGTCCTTCACTTCAAACCTGGCAGAGGAAGCCTTACCACTCAATAAGCACACTAAGATGAAG gtATTTTATCCCCACCACTAA
- the mzt1 gene encoding mitotic-spindle organizing protein 1: MASAANSNLNAVRETMDVLLEISRLLNTGLDMESLSICVRLCEQGINPEALSSVIKELRKASESLKASENSTN, translated from the exons ATGGCAAGTGCAGCAAATAGCAACCTAAATGCAGTCCGGGAGACAATGGACG TGCTGCTGGAGATCTCCAGGTTGCTGAATACTGGTTTGGACATGGAGTCTTTGTCTAtatgtgtgagactgtgtgaaCAAGGCATCAACCCTGAGGCCCTGTCTTCTGTCATCAAAGAGCTGCGTAAAGCCTCAGAGTCCCTCAAG gcTTCTGAAAACTCCACAAACTGA